Part of the Paenibacillus sp. FSL R7-0273 genome is shown below.
ACTTCATACACCGGTGAATCCGGACTCAGGCCAATCCATGCCGTCTCACCCTGCCGCGCCAAACCGCAGCAGGCTGCAAGTGAGGTATGAGTCGTACCAAGACCTGCGGCTACTCCAAGCAGAGTAATAACAACGGGCTGGCGCCTGGCGGATACCACAGGGGCCGCACCCCGTACACGACGGGCTTGGCCCGCCAGCTCATGCAATGGCTGAAGAGCCTCCAATACAGCCTCTGCGCTTTGGAACCGCTCTTCGGGATGATACCGCAGCAGCCTGCGGATGACCGGAATCAGGCAGTCAGGCAATCCGGGCAGACTACCTTCCATTCCGGGCTCCCAGCGGCTGTACTTTCCGCCCGAGGCCATATACAGCAGCAGGGCGCCCAGACCATACAAATCCGCCGCCGGTCCGCTTTGCCCGCCTCCGTACTGCTCCGGTGCCGCAAAGCCGGCAGTCCCAAGCTTCTCCGTATCCTCTCCGGCACCGCTTCTGAAGCTCCGGGCAATGCCGAAGTCAATCAGCTTCAGCTCACCGTTATCTGTCAGCATAATATTCCCCGGCTTCAGATCCCGGTAAATAACCGGCGGCCGGTGACTGTGCAAATACTGCAGCACTTCAAGCAGCTGACAGGCATAGGATACAATTAACCCGGCAGCAAGCGGTCCCGGCTTGTCCTTCATGAACTCCGCCAGCGTCATTCCCTCGATATAATCCATGACCAGATAACAGCAGCCCTGCTCATCCGGCGGAAAAAAATCGGCAATCCGCGGCAGCAGCCGGTGGCTAAGCGATATCAGCAGAACAGCCTCAGCCTCTATGCCGCTGAGGCTGTCCTGCAGGCCGAAGCTTTCTTTTACTGCCCAGTACTGGCCCTGCAGCCGCATATCCTCCGCCAGAAATACATGACTCATCCCCCCGGAGCCGAGCTTCCGTACAATCCGGTATCGTCCACCCAAAAGAGTTCCCGCAGCAAGCCTTGATTCAAAAATCATCAGTCATCTCCCCCTTAGCTGATTATAAAAAAGAAAGCCTCCCGCGCTGCAGCCGCCGGCACAAGGCCGGCGGAGCAGACAACGGGAGGCTTTCCCTGTTCATCCTGATATTTAGTCTAATTAATATTTAATCATATAAAGCGTTATTTCATCCCGGTTATGGAACAGCTGCTTCGCCCGCTGGAGCTGCATCCTTTCCCCTTCAAACATGGCGATGATCTCCTTGATTACAGCCATAGGCTTCTTGTGCATCAGCTTCACGGTTACTACAGCCGTGCCGCCCGGAGCCAGACTGTGCAGCAGACCGGTGACAAGCTTGGCCATCAGCTTGGGGCTCCAGCTCATGTCACAGACGAGCAGGTCAAATTCATTGTCGCTGAATTTGACTTCACCAGCATTCTTGCGCAGAATCTTCAGGTTCGGCTTATTGCGGAGCGACTCATGCATCAGCGCCGGATCGATAGCCGTAACCTTCAGGCCGCGCTCCAGCAGGAAGGAGGTCCAGCCGCCTGGCGAAGCGCCAATATCCACGGCATTGCGGAAGCTTGAGAACGGAATTGCGAATTCCTTCTCGGCTTCCATCAGCTTGAACTTGGCCCGTGAAATCTGCCCGTCCTCCTTACGGAAGCGGATCATTCCGCCGTTCCAGCTGGACAGATTATCCTCCGGCCGGGAAACCCCGGCATACAGCGCATCCCCGTCCGCATAGACGGAAATGATCCACGAAGGCTCCTGTACTGTAAAGTCTGCCTCCAGGTCCGCCAGCCGCTCCTGCAGCCATTCGCGAAGCTCGCCCGGGCTGTCCGGCCAGAAGGAAGCAGTACCCTTGCGGACATGCAGGGATACCTTCTCGCCCTCCAGCTCGCTGCGCCGGCTTAAGTAGACGGCCAGCCGCTCCAGGGCCGCGAGATCACCCTGGTCCTGAAACTGCACCGGCTGGATATGCCGCAGGAAGACGGGCGGATTGCTGTGGAGCGTTCCTGCTATATCGGCAGGAGCGCCTTCCAGCGTTGCGAGGAAAATCTCGCCCGGCAAGAGCAGCGTGCTCTTCACCGCCCCGAACAGGCGGCGCAGCTCTTCCTGGGCATAGGGCGCAAAGCCGTGATTGGCAGTGCAAATATAGCGGGACAGACTTTTTTCTTCAGGAGCAGCAGCCTGCTCTCCGGTTTCTTGTGTTAAATCGTTCAAATCAATTGCCTCCAGGTCTGATTTTTATCCAGGGACGACCGCTATCCCATTCAACATCCACAGGAACATCAAATGTAGCCATGATCATTTCCTTCGTCAATACTTCTTCCTTGGGGCCGGAGCCGGCCAGCTTGCCGTCACGGATCAGCGCCACATGGGTAAAGAGCGGTACGATCTCTTCCACATGGTGGGTAACATAGACGACCGAAACATTGTGCTGCTTCAGCTTATCTACCTCGGCAAGCATTTTTTCGCGCTCATACAGGTCAAGACCGGCACAGGGCTCGTCCATGATCAGCAGCTTGGGCTCGGCCATCAGGCATCTGGCCAGCATCGCCTTCTTACGCTCACCCTGGGACAGGGTTCCGAACGGATGATGCGCCAGTCCGCCCAGGTTCATATCTTCGAGCAATGCAATTGCCCGCTCCTTCACATGCTGCGGAATGGCCTGATAGAACCGGAGATAAGCATAGGCACCGGTAGCCACCACTTCCCATACAGGATCGCTCAGGGACAGCTTTTCCATCAGGGAAGGTCCGATATAGCCGATCTCCTTGCGCACCTCACGCACATCGCATTGCCCGAATTTGTAGCCGAGCACCTCCACCGAGCCGCTGCTCGGGAACAGGTATCCGGTCATCATCTCAAGAATGGTTGTTTTGCCTGAGCCGTTTCGTCCAAGAATGACCCAGTTCTCGCCCGGCTTCATCTCCAGGGATACATCGTCAAGTATCAGGCTTTGCTCTCTACGCAGGGTAAGATGTTGTAATGATATCATTTATGAGGTCACTCTCCTTATGTAATCCAGCATCTGCTCAACAGAGCCCATCGAATATAGAATGTCCGGCCCGCCGGTCCGTTCAGCCCCGGAGACCATCAGCGCAGGCACACTTGATATCCGGTAGCGGCTGACGATGCCGGGCAGCATGTTCACGTTGGCTTCAGCAATCAGGAGGCCCGGAGGCAATAGATGTGCTGCAACCTCCAGCATACGCCGGGCGGCTTTGCAGGTGCCGCACAGCGGCGTATGCAGAAAGACCACCAGCGGCTCTCCCGGCTGCTCCAGCGCTAACGTCAGCTCCTGTTCATTCATCTGCTTAAATATTGTCATTGTCCTGATTCTCCTGCAGCTCCGGCTGCTATTCCCGCAAGCTGATCAAGACTGAGCGGCCCGTTATGCAGTGCCGTTCCTGCGGGTACAGCAGGATACAGCAGTTCATACATTGCCCGGCGCCCCTCGGGGCTTGAAGTATGCAGATAGATTTCGCGCGGATACAGCCCCTCCAGCACCATCCTTCTGGCCACCTCATCCCCGCTGTAATCCCCCGGTCCCATATCATAATCCAGCGACAGGATACCCACCTCACACTCACGCAGGAGCAGCAGGCATTCCTCTGTCGTTCTGGCCAGCGTGAAGCCTTCCGGGCGTCTGCGGTAATCGTCCATATATATATTAATCACAGCTACCCCTCCGCTTCATACCATTTCCGTACAGCTGCGATTTCCCGGCGGTGGGTACCGTCAGCACCTTTGGCAGTCTCCATGGCAACTGCAGCCCGGCGGAACGGTGCTGTGAGCAGCAGCTCCCGCAGCTTGTCTTCACCGATATATCCCTCTCCGATACCCGCATGCCTGTCCCTGCGCTGTGCGTAGGGAAACATGGAATCATTCAGATGCACTGCGGCAAGGTGAGGCCAATAGCCCAGCTCCGTTCCCCGCCCCAGCAGCTCAGCTGTCTGCTCAGGGTTCCAGATCCCGGCGGCAAAGGCGTGGCAGGTATCGAAGCAAAAGCCGATCTTTTCAGGATAACGGCTAAGCTCACGGACCTTGACCAGTTCTTCCAGCGTCATGCCTTCACTGCCGTGATTGCCGGCCTGGTTCTCAATCAGAAGCTTGGCCCGGCCTTCCCAGGAATCCAGCGTTTCATTCATACATTGTATAATATTTTGATAGCCCTGTAACGGCTCAAGCGCGCCGAAGGTCCCGAAATGAACCACAATACCGAGCGAGCCGCACGCTTCAGCGATTTCCAGATCATTGCGCAGTGACTCCACCATAATCCTTCTTGAGGAAGCGCCGGCAGTCCCGGCCGCCAGATTGGTCGGATACGGGGTATGGGCAATCGATACCATCTGCTGCTTACGGCAAAAGGCTGCGCAATCCTCAGCATCCCGCACATCGAGCGGCTTCAGCTTCAGGCTGCGCGGATTTTTCGGAAAATATTGAAAGCATGCCGCACCGCTCTCCCAGGCGAACCGGGCCGCACGGCCGTATCCGCCGCGGATGCTGACATGAGCCCCGATTTTGGGGCTATCCTTCATGCTGGCAGTCCGGGCAGTAGAATACCTTGCGTCCGGACAGCTCAATTTTGACGATATTTCCCCCGCCGCGCAGGCACGGTTCGCCTTCACGGTCATACACTTTGCACTGGTCATTATACGAGCCGGTCACCGTATCACCGGCCATAAACGGCATTTCCATATATCCGCCGATATCCGTTGCTTCTGTCAGCACCTTGCGCACGCTGTTATACAGCCGCGTAACGGCCTCCGGGGACAGATTCTGCACCAGGGCTGACGGCAGCAGCCTGGCTTCAAAAGCAATTTCATCCGCGTAGCAGTTGCCGATCCCCGCCATTACCTGCTGGTTCACAAGCAGGCTCTTCAGCGCACCCCTGCGGCCCTTCAGCAGTGCAGCGAACCGCTCGGGCGTCATCCGGCGGTCCAGCAGCTCCGGTCCCAGCTTGCCCATCGCTGCTTCGCCCTCCTTCACCGACAGCAGATGCAGATAGCCCAGCCGCAGTCCCATGAAATACAGGATGTTATCACCAAAAGCCAGCTCTACCTGGGTAGTTCGGTCCGGACGCTCCGCCTCAGTGCCGTAATACAGCAGTCCGCCCAGCATCAGATGCAGCAGCAGCCTGCGCCCGTCATGCAGATGGAACAGAATATGCTTCGCCCGGCGCTCCACAAATACAATGCGTGCACCAAGCAGGGCATTTTTGAAGGCCTCGGCCTCTATGTTAATCGTCTTCTCCCGGTTTACGGTCACTCCCGTAATCGGCACATTTATAAGATGCTGGCTGAGCAGCCTTCTGTAGTTCTCCATTTCCGGCAATTCCGGCATTGTTCATCGTCCCTTCTAGGTTGGTAAAAAAATCGCACCTTTGCCATTATACACCGAGCATCACCATAAGTTCAGCTAAATCACGGCAAATTTCATCAGGGATCACACCTGTGACCGTTTTATAATGCTCCAGATTCTCCTCTGTAGTCAGGCCTGTCAGCACAAGCACCGTCCTGCAGCCGGCGTTTACACCCGCAGAAATATCTGTCCGCATATTATCTCCGACAACGACCGCTTCTTCCGGCTTGATGCCAAGGATAGACGCAGCATAAGTAATCAGGTGCGCTTCCGGCTTGCCGATCACCACCGGTGCAACACCGCTTGCCGCCTCAATCGCTGCACCGATCGTTCCCGCCCCGGGCATAACCCCGTCATCGGACGGCAGCATCAGATCCGGATTGGTCAGCACGAACTTCGCTCCGCCCATAATCCAGCGGGAAGCCCGTGCCAGCGAATCATATGTAAAAGCCCTGTAGATGCCCTGCACCACATATTGCGGATTTTCCTCAACAATATTCAGGCCAGCCGCCGCACAGGCATCAATCAGGCCCTCTTCCCCAAGTATCGCCACCCTGGCCTCCGGCAATTCCCCGGCGATATAACGGGCAGCCGCCAGCGAGGAGGTGCATACCTCCTCTGCCCTGGCTTCAATCCCCATTCCCCGCAAATGTGCTGCTACACCTGCAGCGGTACGTGACGAGTTATTTGTTACGAATAAAAAAGGGATTCCTGCCGTCCGCAGCCCCTCGATCAGCTTATCCGCACCGGGGATCATCCGCCCCCCGTGAAACAGTGTCCCGTCCAGATCTATCAGCAAGCCTCCGATATTGTTCATCACTTACCCTCCGTCTCCGCAGTTTTAATTCATGTTGTTAATCAATAACGCTATTAATTTAAAGGAAACAGCTCAAGCGAGTACTTCTCCCGGGCGATCTTAATAGTCACAATGGACCACTGGAGACCGCCGGAGATGTCCCGGTTTCGTCATAATCTCCACTGCTTCGTAGAGTAAACGGCCCCTGTTTACTTAAAATTTAACACACCCGGTCGAACGTTAGCGAACCGCTGCAGTGACGGTGCTTTTTTGACAGCCCGCTGTCATTTCCTGCGCTTTCCCGGAAAATAATTTTGATTTCCCGCTTCATTTCCGGGCTTACTTTCTCCGGTATACCGGGAAGGTGCAGAACTCCTCGGCAAGCAGAGTCTGGGGGAAAATCGCCTGTGCCTCGGCCAGCAGCGGAGCCAGCTCCTCCTGGTTTACATACCGTGAGCTGAAGTGGGTCAGCAGCAGCTCACGGCCGCCGGCCTGACTGGCCAGCTCCGCCGCCTGGGCAGCTGTGCTGTGATGATACTGATAAGCCATGTCCGCTAGATCATGGGCAAAGGTGGCCTCATGTATAATCAGGTCGGCCCCCTGGGCGAGCGGCAGGCTGCCCGGGCATGGACGGGTATCGCCCAGTATCGTGACAATCCGCCCCTTCTTCGGCTCACAGACCACTTCAGCTGCCCGGATGACGGTTCCGTCCTCTGTCGTTATATCCTCGCCCTTCTTCAGCCTTCCGTA
Proteins encoded:
- a CDS encoding deoxyribonuclease IV; amino-acid sequence: MKDSPKIGAHVSIRGGYGRAARFAWESGAACFQYFPKNPRSLKLKPLDVRDAEDCAAFCRKQQMVSIAHTPYPTNLAAGTAGASSRRIMVESLRNDLEIAEACGSLGIVVHFGTFGALEPLQGYQNIIQCMNETLDSWEGRAKLLIENQAGNHGSEGMTLEELVKVRELSRYPEKIGFCFDTCHAFAAGIWNPEQTAELLGRGTELGYWPHLAAVHLNDSMFPYAQRRDRHAGIGEGYIGEDKLRELLLTAPFRRAAVAMETAKGADGTHRREIAAVRKWYEAEG
- a CDS encoding thioredoxin family protein, which encodes MTIFKQMNEQELTLALEQPGEPLVVFLHTPLCGTCKAARRMLEVAAHLLPPGLLIAEANVNMLPGIVSRYRISSVPALMVSGAERTGGPDILYSMGSVEQMLDYIRRVTS
- a CDS encoding cyclic-phosphate processing receiver domain-containing protein, whose protein sequence is MNIYMDDYRRRPEGFTLARTTEECLLLLRECEVGILSLDYDMGPGDYSGDEVARRMVLEGLYPREIYLHTSSPEGRRAMYELLYPAVPAGTALHNGPLSLDQLAGIAAGAAGESGQ
- a CDS encoding ABC transporter ATP-binding protein, whose translation is MISLQHLTLRREQSLILDDVSLEMKPGENWVILGRNGSGKTTILEMMTGYLFPSSGSVEVLGYKFGQCDVREVRKEIGYIGPSLMEKLSLSDPVWEVVATGAYAYLRFYQAIPQHVKERAIALLEDMNLGGLAHHPFGTLSQGERKKAMLARCLMAEPKLLIMDEPCAGLDLYEREKMLAEVDKLKQHNVSVVYVTHHVEEIVPLFTHVALIRDGKLAGSGPKEEVLTKEMIMATFDVPVDVEWDSGRPWIKIRPGGN
- a CDS encoding Fpg/Nei family DNA glycosylase, with amino-acid sequence MPELPEMENYRRLLSQHLINVPITGVTVNREKTINIEAEAFKNALLGARIVFVERRAKHILFHLHDGRRLLLHLMLGGLLYYGTEAERPDRTTQVELAFGDNILYFMGLRLGYLHLLSVKEGEAAMGKLGPELLDRRMTPERFAALLKGRRGALKSLLVNQQVMAGIGNCYADEIAFEARLLPSALVQNLSPEAVTRLYNSVRKVLTEATDIGGYMEMPFMAGDTVTGSYNDQCKVYDREGEPCLRGGGNIVKIELSGRKVFYCPDCQHEG
- a CDS encoding SAM-dependent methyltransferase; the encoded protein is MNDLTQETGEQAAAPEEKSLSRYICTANHGFAPYAQEELRRLFGAVKSTLLLPGEIFLATLEGAPADIAGTLHSNPPVFLRHIQPVQFQDQGDLAALERLAVYLSRRSELEGEKVSLHVRKGTASFWPDSPGELREWLQERLADLEADFTVQEPSWIISVYADGDALYAGVSRPEDNLSSWNGGMIRFRKEDGQISRAKFKLMEAEKEFAIPFSSFRNAVDIGASPGGWTSFLLERGLKVTAIDPALMHESLRNKPNLKILRKNAGEVKFSDNEFDLLVCDMSWSPKLMAKLVTGLLHSLAPGGTAVVTVKLMHKKPMAVIKEIIAMFEGERMQLQRAKQLFHNRDEITLYMIKY
- a CDS encoding HAD-IIA family hydrolase; amino-acid sequence: MNNIGGLLIDLDGTLFHGGRMIPGADKLIEGLRTAGIPFLFVTNNSSRTAAGVAAHLRGMGIEARAEEVCTSSLAAARYIAGELPEARVAILGEEGLIDACAAAGLNIVEENPQYVVQGIYRAFTYDSLARASRWIMGGAKFVLTNPDLMLPSDDGVMPGAGTIGAAIEAASGVAPVVIGKPEAHLITYAASILGIKPEEAVVVGDNMRTDISAGVNAGCRTVLVLTGLTTEENLEHYKTVTGVIPDEICRDLAELMVMLGV
- a CDS encoding serine/threonine protein kinase, translated to MIFESRLAAGTLLGGRYRIVRKLGSGGMSHVFLAEDMRLQGQYWAVKESFGLQDSLSGIEAEAVLLISLSHRLLPRIADFFPPDEQGCCYLVMDYIEGMTLAEFMKDKPGPLAAGLIVSYACQLLEVLQYLHSHRPPVIYRDLKPGNIMLTDNGELKLIDFGIARSFRSGAGEDTEKLGTAGFAAPEQYGGGQSGPAADLYGLGALLLYMASGGKYSRWEPGMEGSLPGLPDCLIPVIRRLLRYHPEERFQSAEAVLEALQPLHELAGQARRVRGAAPVVSARRQPVVITLLGVAAGLGTTHTSLAACCGLARQGETAWIGLSPDSPVYEVISSQLDNPPESAEAGAAELPLRWNNIDFWQTPARDGLAKLYDRNYKYIVADLGTGGYDGAFEVFADSDIPLLVASGADWRLEDTLRWLRRSGLRPDNGIRICLPLASRRAAALLASILGGQAKVYSLPVQENPFQRNGRLVHTLEQLLSGTGMLADSAKRSSLFQKKSRDR